A single window of Nicotiana sylvestris chromosome 3, ASM39365v2, whole genome shotgun sequence DNA harbors:
- the LOC138886830 gene encoding secreted RxLR effector protein 161-like, translating to MCTRPDICYVVGLVSRYQSNPGRDHWKVVKRIFRYLKGTADYSLCYSGNDLYLRGYTDVDWAGDRNDRKSTSGYAFLLNGGAISWKSKKQTCTALSTMEAEFVACASAVQEAVWLKRFFKHLDIAKNSQGAITLYCDSQAAIAYTKDPKYHSKTKHIDIKYNFVRDMVASGEINLQYIPTRNMIANPFTKAISIDMFEKHVMALGLRRI from the coding sequence ATGTGTACTCGCCCAGACATTTGTTATGTCGTAGGTCTAGTTAGCAGGTATCAATCCAATCCTGGAAGAGATCATTGGAAAGTTGTGAAGAGAATTTTCAGATACCTGAAGGGAACTGCAGATTATTCACTATGTTATAGTGGAAATGATTTATACTTGAGAGGATATACAGATGTTGATTGGGCTGGTGATCGAAATGATAGAAAATCAACATCCGGTTATGCCTTCTTACTTAATGGTGGTGCTATATCATGGAAAAGTAAGAAACAAACCTGTACAGCCCTTTCAACAATGGAAGCTGAGTTCGTAGCTTGTGCGTCTGCAGTACAAGAAGCTGTTTGGTTGAAGAGATTCTTTAAACATTTGGATATTGCAAAGAACTCTCAGGGTGCCATAACTCtatattgtgatagtcaagcggctATTGCATATACAAAAGATCCAAAGTATCACAGCAAGACCAAACATATTGACATCAAGTATAACTTTGTAAGAGACATGGTAGCAAGTGGAGAGATAAATTTACAGTACATTCCTACGCGAAACATGATAGCTAATCCTTTTACAAAGGCGATATCTATAGACATGTTTGAGAAACATGTTATGGCTCTAGGTTTGCGAAGGATATGA